Proteins from one Eretmochelys imbricata isolate rEreImb1 chromosome 28, rEreImb1.hap1, whole genome shotgun sequence genomic window:
- the LOC144258297 gene encoding uncharacterized protein LOC144258297: MGQGSDMAAEEPAQGPVTFEELAVYFTREEGALLDPAQRALYRDVMQETYENVTSLGFPVSRTDVISQLERGEESCVPDLHGSKKKVLPRAACIGVGMVSENEEEPQQEVAERVEAHGMLSGRSKGNDSGSCARPEKTKACESQQRPEENFGSQSDLITHKRMNLEGTRYTCLECGKSFKGSSDLLTHQRIHTGEKPYACCVCGKCFKQSSHLIAHKRIHIDEKPYGCPECGKHFKQSSHLITHRKIHMREKPYGCPECGKHFKQSSHLITHRKIHTGEKPYGCPECGKHFKQSSHLITHRKIHTGEKPYGCPECGKHFIDSSSLLSHQRIHTGERPYTCSECGKSFNQSSTLIRHRKIHTGERPYTCSECGKSFSQSSTLITHQRTHTGETPYMCSECGKSFNQSSVLTTHRRIHTGEKPYGCSECGKRFNRSSYFIIHRRIHAGEKPYGCRECGKHFNQSSALITHQRIHTGERPYTCSECGKSFNQSSTLIRHQKIHMGVICNKCLD; this comes from the exons ATGGGACAAGGGAGCgacatggctgcagaggagccagctcag gggccggtgaccttcgaggagctggctgtgtatttcaccagggaggagggggctctgctggaccccgctcagagagccctctacagagacgtcatgcaggagacctatgagaatgtgacctcgctgg ggtttccagtttccagaaCTGATGTGATCTcgcagctggaacgaggggaggaGTCGTGCGTCCCAGACCTTCATGGCTCTAAGAAAAAAGTGCTCCCGAGAGCTGCCTGCATAG GTGTTGGGATGGTGAGTGAAAACGAGGAGGAACCCCAGCAGGAAGTTGCTGAGCGAGTAGAAGCCCATGGGATGTTGTCAGGAAGGTCCAAAGGGAatgattctgggagctgtgcacgcccagaaaaaacaaaagcctgtgagagtcagcagaggccagaggaaaacttcgGTAGCCAGTCAGACCTTATTACACATAAGAGAATGAACTTGGAAGGAACACGCTACACATGcctcgagtgtgggaaaagcttcaaaggGAGCTCGGACCttctcacacatcagagaatccacacgggtgagaaaccttacgcatgctgtgtgtgtgggaaatgcTTCAAGCAGAGCTCGCATCTCATTGCACATAAGAGAATCCACATAGATGAGAAACCTTATGGCTGTCcggagtgtgggaaacacttcaagcagagctcacaccttattacacatcgGAAAATCCACATGCGTGAGAAACCTTAcggatgccctgagtgtgggaaacacttcaagcagagctcacaccttattacacatcggaaaatccacacgggtgagaaaccttacggatgccctgagtgtgggaaacacttcaagcagagctcacaccttattacacatcggaaaatccacacgggtgagaaaccttatggatgccctgagtgtgggaagcaCTTCATTGACAGTTCATCCCTCCtctcacatcagcgaatccacacaggggagaggccctacacatgctctgagtgcgggaaaagcttcaatcagagctcaacCCTTATTAGACATCggaaaatccacacgg gagagaggccctacacgtgctctgagtgtgggaaaagcttcagtcagagctcTACCCTAATCACACATCAGAGAACGCACACAGGAGAGACCCCCTACatgtgctctgagtgcgggaaaagctttaaTCAGAGCTCTGTACTGACCACACATAgaagaatccacacaggtgagaagccttatggatgctctgagtgtgggaaacgcttcaatCGGAGCTCATACTTTATCATACATCGGCGAATCCAtgcgggtgagaaaccttatggatgccgTGAGTGTGGCAAACACTTCAATCAAAGCTCAGCCCTTAtcacacatcagcgaatccacacaggggagaggccctacacgtgctctgagtgcgggaaaagcttcaatcagagctctaCCCTAAtcagac atcagaaaatccacatgggAGTGATCTGTAACAAATGCCTTGACTAG